From one Humulus lupulus chromosome 8, drHumLupu1.1, whole genome shotgun sequence genomic stretch:
- the LOC133796848 gene encoding LOB domain-containing protein 19: MNSNGGSGGGSGGSGGGPCGACKFLRRKCVKGCIFAPYFDSEQGTAHFAAVHKVFGASNASKLLLRIPPHKRVEAVFSLCYEALARIRDPVYGCVSHIFTLQHQVVNLQAELAYVQARLSTMQRLPPTLPQPQSSSQTINFSPSLSDVVSNSNFSMQLDPFHHPQSSAELTSLVIDPSEDQPLYDEEIHELGRQLVSRYFPAGVRFRSNTSN; encoded by the exons ATGAATAGTAATGGAGgaagtggtggtggtagtggtggcaGCGGTGGTGGGCCTTGTGGTGCGTGCAAGTTTCTGAGGCGGAAGTGCGTGAAAGGGTGCATATTCGCTCCGTATTTCGACTCGGAACAAGGTACAGCTCACTTCGCCGCGGTACACAAGGTGTTCGGAGCCAGCAACGCCTCCAAGCTGCTCCTCCGCATTCCGCCGCACAAACGCGTCGAAGCCGTCTTTTCGCTCTGTTATGAGGCCCTCGCTCGCATTCGAGACCCTGTTTACGGCTGCGTTTCACACATCTTCACTCTACAACACCAG GTAGTGAACTTGCAGGCAGAGTTGGCGTATGTTCAGGCCAGGCTTTCGACCATGCAGCGCCTTCCCCCGACGCTGCCTCAACCTCAGAGCTCTTCACAAACAATTAACTTTTCACCGTCCTTGTCCGACGTCGTTTCGAACTCCAACTTCTCAATGCAATTGGATCCATTTCATCACCCGCAATCCTCGGCTGAACTGACGAGTTTAGTCATCGATCCGAGTGAAGATCAACCACTTTACGATGAAGAAATACACGAGTTAGGACGACAGTTGGTATCTCGGTACTTCCCTGCTGGAGTTAGGTTTCGATCTAACACTTCTAATTAG